In one window of Chryseobacterium sp. JV274 DNA:
- a CDS encoding ArsR/SmtB family transcription factor yields MNLRRDVFQAIADPTRRSILMLVAAQSMTAGAIASNFDTARPTVSKHLQILTECELLRSEQNGREIIYHLNPNKMKEIADFIEPFRKMWDEKFNKLESVMKAYQNNNDKR; encoded by the coding sequence ATGAATTTAAGAAGAGATGTATTTCAGGCGATAGCAGATCCTACAAGACGATCTATATTGATGTTGGTGGCGGCACAGTCGATGACAGCAGGAGCTATTGCTTCTAATTTTGATACGGCGAGACCTACCGTTTCAAAGCATCTCCAGATCCTTACAGAATGTGAACTGCTGAGATCTGAACAAAACGGCAGAGAAATAATCTATCACCTAAATCCCAATAAAATGAAAGAAATAGCCGATTTTATAGAACCTTTCCGCAAAATGTGGGACGAAAAATTCAACAAGCTGGAAAGTGTGATGAAAGCGTATCAGAACAATAATGATAAGAGATAA